A single Gemmatimonadota bacterium DNA region contains:
- a CDS encoding sugar phosphate nucleotidyltransferase produces the protein MIRKAVVPVAGLGTRMLPLTRSVPKEMLPLGRKPAIHHVVDELAAAGIERILFVTSSRKKAIEEYFVHGGTSDGAAKIPVGPSDGRTGGPTGGPADAQREPGNEDGHGPPALDYSFVRQEVPAGNGDAVRLGEAFAGSDAFVVAWGDAVIRSTGKDSVLRRMMATHGKEDAACTIAVEHVPDDKVSRYGIVKPRYVSDAAFPIDDIVEKPPAESAPSRYAVSARYICGPGIFPALEATPRGTNGELWLADAIRGLLRAGNPGGLGGPGGDVGARGPAGPGGNVWCVPLGSADRRYDIGTPLTYWEAFADYAVEDEVDGPAFRDLLRGRMNES, from the coding sequence ATGATCCGCAAGGCCGTCGTGCCCGTCGCGGGCCTGGGCACGCGGATGCTGCCGCTTACGCGATCTGTCCCCAAGGAAATGCTGCCCCTCGGGCGCAAACCGGCCATTCACCACGTTGTGGATGAACTGGCGGCCGCGGGGATCGAGCGCATCCTCTTCGTGACCTCCAGCCGCAAAAAGGCGATCGAGGAGTACTTCGTGCATGGTGGAACTTCCGACGGGGCGGCAAAAATCCCCGTCGGTCCGTCAGATGGACGCACCGGTGGGCCAACCGGTGGACCAGCCGATGCACAGCGGGAACCGGGCAACGAAGATGGGCACGGCCCGCCCGCACTGGACTACTCGTTCGTCCGCCAGGAGGTTCCGGCCGGAAACGGCGACGCCGTGCGCCTGGGTGAGGCCTTTGCGGGATCGGACGCCTTCGTCGTGGCCTGGGGCGACGCTGTCATCCGGTCGACGGGGAAAGACAGCGTCCTGCGTCGCATGATGGCGACCCACGGGAAGGAAGACGCCGCGTGCACCATCGCGGTGGAACACGTGCCCGATGACAAGGTGTCGCGGTACGGTATCGTAAAGCCCAGGTACGTATCGGACGCGGCCTTCCCCATCGACGATATCGTGGAGAAACCGCCTGCGGAAAGCGCACCCAGCCGTTACGCCGTGTCGGCCCGATACATCTGTGGTCCCGGCATCTTCCCCGCGCTCGAGGCGACGCCGCGTGGAACAAACGGCGAACTCTGGCTCGCCGACGCCATCCGCGGCCTGCTAAGGGCGGGCAACCCAGGTGGCTTGGGCGGTCCGGGGGGCGACGTCGGCGCGCGCGGACCGGCCGGCCCCGGTGGAAATGTCTGGTGCGTACCCCTGGGGTCCGCCGACCGGCGCTACGACATCGGTACGCCTTTGACCTACTGGGAAGCCTTTGCCGATTACGCCGTGGAGGACGAGGTCGACGGACCTGCTTTCCGCGATCTTCTCCGAGGGCGGATGAACGAATCATGA